AAAGAGGGGTTAACACCTCTTCTTATAGTCAAAGAGGTAGGGTGTAGGTTGATATCGGTAACCTTAGTGATTAAGGTTGCCTATTTTTTTTTTGTAAAATAACTGTTTGGAGTTACTTTTTAATGTAAATGAGGTTTTTATAATAGGCATTTAGTAAAATGTTTGTTTAGTGTCCTTGAAAGCCTGAATTTTATGGGTTTACTGGGAGTTCCTGGGGGTGTGAGGCATAAAAGTGATTATATAGTGATTCAATGTGGTGACGATAGTGCGAATTTTTGATTTTGAGTGCGGAAAATTGCATTTGAGTGCGATTATTACGATTTGGGTGCGAAAACAAGAGTTTGAGTGCAAAAATGGGTTTGAGTGCGGAAATAGGCTGTTTATGTGCGATTTCCTTAACTTGAGTGCGAAAAAATCAATTTAAGTGCGAAAAAGCCCACACTACAGCCCAGATACGACGTCGCCGGCCCCATGCATTTTCTAAAAAAAAACAGCTGTACCCAACCCAAGGATACAGCCAAATTCAATTTCAATTCAATCATCAATGTTGATTTCGCTCTCTCGCTCTTTCCGGATCATCCAACTTCGTAGCCCCATTATGATGTAGTGCCTGATCACGATCTGATTCCACAACACGTTGTTTTCTTAACTTCTTCTCTTGTCGATCTTTTCCCATATACATTCCCACCTTCAATTACATTATCAATTTTAATATCACCCAATATTTCTTCGTTATTCACGGATAATCTAGTAGAGAATGTCCATAATGGAAATAGGAGGGACTCATTGTGGAGGGTTGGTTCTTTTATTATCTGTTTTGGTCTTCTTGGGTGGTCTTAACTTTCCTGATTCCTAAAGAAAATCCAAATAGAGTTGCCTATAGCTGCTTTGTACTGGTAAGTATAATCCTATCAAATCATTCAATCAAAATCGTCTATTGGGACTTTAATTTAACGGTCATGTTTTGGATCTTATGCTGCATGGTTGCCCTTTCTTCTTTAACAATATCTATTCTCCTTTACCAAATTTGCACGTCCTTATTAGTTATGCTGTTCTATTGCATATTTTTATTATTTGAGTTGTATGACCCGATATGGGTGTTCGTAGATCGTAAATGGCTTCTCACTATCATGATTTCTGTCATAGCCATTTTATTAAATTCTAATGGGAAATGGCGTGTAATAACTGCATTTTTAGGGATTGGTATGGGGGAAATTCTATATGCTTACGTACTCTATACAACAGATATCCTCATTACCATAACAAACCCAACCTTTTTAGATATTGGGGCACTTATTGGAGTGACAATTCTACTATGGAATGGTCTTGAAAAAGTCATACACCATTTAAATAAATTGTACGATCCCCAAACTCATTTAGAAAAGGAGAAACAGAGGCTAGGATGAATGAATACTTATACCCTGTATTATTTGGATTAGCAACAGGAATATTATCAAGACTGTATATGCTACGTACTGATTATCGACAGTATCCAACTTATTTACACGGAAAGATTATACATATTGCATTGGGTGTTATCGCTGCAGGATTAGGAACCATTGCAATACCTGCACTCCTAGAAGAGGAATATACGGCCATCACCTTCCTTACTCTTGCAGCCTCCCAATTCCGCGATGTTCGAAATATGGAACGGAACACGTTAACAGAGCTTGATTCATATGAGCTGGTTCCGAGAGGAAAGACGTATATAGAGGGGATTGCCGTTGCCTTTGAAAGTCGTAACTACCTAGTCATCGTGGCATCTATGCTGGCAACTCTAGTTTATGTTTTGTTTGGGCTTTATGCTGCACTAGGAATAGCTGTAATCATATTCATAGGATGTAGAATTTTGATGGATGGCGGACGACTAGGGCAAATAGTAGAAATTGAATATGCGGAACCGCACTTTGAAGGTCCGGGTCTTTATGTAGGCAATATTTATATCATGAATATTGGGATACCAGAAAAACAAGAATTGATAAAAAAGCAGGGCATGGGGTTTATACTAACTCCAAAAAACTTTAATGCTCTGACCACGATTGCCAACATTGGCCAAAGGCAAGCTATCTTACATGATGTTTCTACCGCTCTGGGAATATACACGGATACAGGTGAACCTTCCCTTACACCTTTGGCTAAACGTGATCTAGATGATGGAAGGCTGGGTGTGTTTTTGTTACCACAAGTAAAAAATGTGGAGTTAGCCCAAAAAATTATTGAAATTGTCCCTACCTTAGAAAATGCAGTTAGAATGCCGACCAACCGACATGTTGAAGAAGAAGAAAGGCGTACGAACTCATGACGATTGAAAAGTTTATTTTAGCAGCTATCACAACAAATCCTAATAAAGCTCCTAGTGGAGTTTGTGTATTCCATTGTGAGAATAAAAAAGAGCTCATGACAGTCGCACGAAATTTAGAGGCGATATTAGATGGAATCGCACATGAATTAACGGAAGAATTATATGTGGTTGTCCGGCATTAGTTTAAGAAATATTTGTTATTTTTACTTGTTTTCGATAAAATACTGTAGTTAGGCTGACACTAAACAGTTTAGGTCAGCCTCTTTGTATAAATTGTAGAGAGGGTGATGGAAATGGTAAAGCCGGTTGTGGCGATTGTGGGACGTCCGAATGTTGGCAAATCAACCATTTTCAATCGAATCGTAGGAGAACGTATCTCGATTGTTGAAGATATCCCGGGTGTGACTAGGGATCGTATATATAGTAGTGGAGACTGGTTGAATCATGAATTTAATATTATTGACACAGGTGGAATCGAAATAGGCGATGAACCATTCCTAGAGCAAATTAGAGGACAGGCTGAGATTGCCATTGATGAAGCAGATGTCATTATATTCCTGACAAATGGTAGAGAGGGAGTAACAGCTGCCGACGAAGAAGTTGCGAAACTATTGTACAAAACTAAAAAACCAGTAGTTTTAGCTGTTAATAAAATCGATAACCCTGAAATGAGATCGCAAATTTATGATTTCTATTCCTTAGGGTTTGGCGAACCGTTCCCTATCTCTGGGACACATGGACTGGGATTAGGAGATTTACTCGACGAAGTGGCAAAGAATTTTCCTCAGCATGACTTAGGGGAATATGATGAAGAAGTTATCAAGTTTTCACTGATTGGTCGTCCGAACGTAGGGAAGTCTTCTCTTGTTAATGCGATATTGGGTGAAGATAGAGTCATCGTAAGTGATGTTGCTGGAACGACTCGTGACGCAATTGACTCACTATGTACAGTAGATGGACAGGATTATGTCATCATTGATACGGCAGGAATGAGAAAAAGAGGAAAAGTATACGAGAGTGTTGAAAAATATAGTGTATTAAGAGCTTTACGCGCAATCGAACGCTCTGATGTGGTTTTAGTTGTGTTGGATGGTGAAGAAGGAATCATTGAACAGGATAAAAGGATTGCCGGTTATGCTCACGAAGCAGGAAAAGCTGTTGTCATTGTTGTAAACAAATGGGACGCTGTTGAAAAAGATGAGAAAACCATGAAGAATTTCGAACAAAAAATAAGGGACCATTTCTTATTCCTAGACTATGCTCCCATTATCTTTTTATCTGCCAAAACGAAAAAGAGGGTACATACCTTATTCCCTATGATTCAACTAGCTAGTGAAAACCATTCTATGCGTGTAGAGACAAGTGTACTAAATGATGTGGTAATGGACTCTGTAGCGATGAATCCAACGCCAACACATCAAGGTAAGAGATTAAAAATCTTCTATACCACTCAGGTTGCAATTAAGCCACCAACTTTTGTCGTTTTTGTTAATGACCCTGAGTTATTACATTTTTCGTATGAACGATTCTTAGAAAATCGAATTCGAGAGGCATTCGGTTTCATAGGAACTCCGATTAAAATATTTGCACGACAACGGAGTTAAGAATGAGGTGTAAAAATGAATAAACAACGTGTTACTGTACTAGGAGCTGGAAGCTGGGGAACCGCATTGGCTTTAGTCTTAGGTGATAATGGACATGACGTTCGGTTATGGGGACATAGGCGTGAACACATTGACCAAATCAATCAAACAAGAATGAACGAAAAATATTTACCCAACGTATCTCTTCCAGATACAGTTATCGGTTATTCATCCTTAGAAAAGGCATTAGAAAATGTAAACATGATCGTAATGGCTGTACCCACAAAAGCAATTAGAGAGGTAACAAAAGAAATTCAAGCTTTTTTACAAGAGCCAGTCACGATTGTTCATGTAAGTAAAGGGATTGAACCAAATACGCTTAAACGCATTTCTGAAATGATTGAAGAAGAAATGGAAGCTCGACTATTGGACCATGTGGTGGTTCTCTCAGGTCCAAGTCATGCAGAAGAAGTTAGTTTACGCCACCCTACAACTGTAACGGTGTCTTCTAAGGATATGTCTGCTGCAGAAGTAGTCCAGGATCTATTCATGAATCAACATTTTAGAGTGTATACCAACCCTGATGTAATTGGAGTCGAGATTGGTGGCGCATTAAAGAATATTATTGCGTTAGCTGCTGGATTATCTGACGGTCTTGGTTACGGTGATAATGCAAAAGCTGCACTAATTACAAGAGGGCTTGCTGAAATAGCTAGATTAGGTACCCAAATGGGTGCAAATCCACTTACATTCTCAGGACTAACAGGTATTGGAGATTTAATCGTTACCTGCACAAGTGTTCACTCTCGAAACTGGAGAGCAGGGAATATGCTCGGAAAAGGCCAAAACCTTGATGAAGTTCTAGAAAATATGGGGATGGTTGTAGAAGGAGTTCGAACAACCAAAGCTGCCTTTCAACTAGCGGAAAAATACAAGGTGAATATGCCAATCACAACGGCTTTACATAGTATTCTTTTTGATAAAGTAAATCCTAAAGATGCGGTAGACTCCCTCATGGCTAGAATGAAAACCCAGGAAATGGAAGACTTAGTCAATATATTGGATGCTAAAATGCAGGAACAATAATCTTTTGAAACCTATGACGTTCTTACACAAAGCGCATAAACTGATTGTAGATTCTCGGAAAAAATGCCGCGATGTGGGTTTATATGGAAACCAGATTGGCAAGCCCCGCCTTTCTGGTTTTTTATTTTTTTGAAAAAATATTAATAATCTTTGTCTTTTCAAGCCACGTTTACCCATTTTGTTTTGGCTGTGATATAATTTCTGTTGGACTAAGATTAGGAGTGACTAAAAAATGACACCAGCATTGATAAAAATGTGGTTTTCACTAGGAGCTATGGGACTTATGTTCCTTGCGATTCTTTCCATCTACTTTAGCCGATATAAACTGAAGGGGATATTTAAATTTATTACTGCCTTCATCGCTTATTCATTGATGATTATTTCAGGTCTGATCATGGTATTTGTTGTGTTCAGCGGACCAACACCATCTTGAGGAGACGACCATGACTAAAAAGTTTAATGTTTTCATAATCTTACTTATATCCACTACAATCCTCTCAGGTTGTCTATATCCAGATAGTGAATTAAGTAAGAACCAGATTCCATATTTAGACCAACTTCAATCAGTACAAACGGCTGTTAATCAGTTCCAAGAAGATGAAGGTGGCATTTTACCAATCAAAACAAAGGATGCCGAAACCCCTATTTATCAAAAGTACTTAGTAGACTTCAGTAGAATAGCACCAAGGTATTTAGCTGAACCGCCTGGAAATTCATTTGAGAATGGCGGTATTTATCAGTATGTCTTAGTAGATGTTGAAGAGAATCCGACTGTACGAGTGTTTGATTTAAGAATAGCTGAAAGAATTAGAGAAATTAACTTGAGAATAAAAGCGAATGGCTATCCACCATATGACGAGATACTTGCTAGGAACGTTTATTCACTAGATTTCAGTAAGATTGGGTACGATACCCCTCCGACTGTCGTTAGTCCATTTACGGGGCTAGAACTACCTTTTGTCGTTAATGGACAAGGTGAGTTATTTGTAGACTATAGAGCTGATTTGTACCAGCTATTGAGAGAAAATGATTATGATATTGAACCAGGGGAGGATATTCGTTGGATTTTAGTAGAAGACTCTGTCTTTGTTCCGGCATATTCTCTACCATATACAGTTGAATCAAATTCAGACGAACCTATTTTTATGACTGAAAAGTAGTCATAGAAATAGGTTTTTTCTTATATTTAGGGAAGATTTAACCACTTTCAGTCATAAGCTAGTTTTTTATAAATATATTGTAGAAGAGGTCTTTCAGGCAGCATGTATTAGACCGGTTCTTGGGTTGTTACTGTGCCGTTTCTATAAATGTTTATAAAAGGAGGAATTTTTCATTAAAAATAGTCATAATCATTTCGGACAACATCATAAACATATATTGTCCAAAAGAATCATACGCAAACTATTCCCAGCAAAAAATGGTCGGGAGGGGATCACTTGGAAAAGGTAGATATTTTTAAAGATATTGCTGAACGTACGGGCGGTGATATTTACTTAGGAGTAGTCGGAGCAGTAAGAACAGGGAAATCTACATTTATTAAAAAATTTATGGAACTAGTGGTTTTACCAAGTATCGGAAGTGAATCAGAGCGTGCTAGAGCACAAGACGAGCTTCCACAAAGTGCTGCAGGTAGAACGATTATGACAACAGAACCCAAGTTTGTACCAAATCAAGCCGTTTCAGTACATGTGGATGAAGGATTAGAAGTTAACGTTCGTTTAGTGGACTGTGTAGGCTACACAGTACCAGGAGCCAAAGGCTATGAGGATGAAAATGGGCCGCGTATGATTAACACACCATGGTATGAAGAACCCATCCCGTTCCATGAAGCTGCAGAAATTGGAACGAGAAAGGTCATCCAGGAGCATTCAACAATCGGTGTTGTCATTACAACTGATGGCTCTATTGGAGAAATTCCGCGTTCAGATTATATTGAGGCTGAAGAAAGAGTCATTGAAGAATTAAAAGAAGTAGGAAAACCATTTATTATGGTAATTAACTCAGTCAGACCTCATCACCCTGAAACAGAGGAACTTCGTAATAAGCTATGCGAAAAATACGATATTCCTGTTGTAGCGATGAGTGTTGAGAGTATGCGTGAGGGCGATGTACTGAATGTACTAAGAGAGGCATTATATGAGTTCCCAGTGCTTGAAGTGAATGTGAATCTTCCAAGCTGGGTCATGGTCCTTAAAGATGAACATTGGTTAAGAGAAAGCTACCAAGAAGCGGTTAAAGAGACTGTAAAAGATATCAAGCGTCTCCGTGATGTTGACCGAGTCGTTCATCAATTCTCGGAGTATGAATACATTGAAAGTGCTGGTTTAGCTGGCATTGAAATGGGTCAAGGTGTTGCAGAAATCGACCTACATGCTCCAGATGAACTCTATGATGAAATTTTAAAGGAAATTGTTGGTGTAGAGATTAGGGGTAGAGACCATCTCCTGCAACTTATGCAAGATTTCGCCCATGCTAAACAAGAATATGATC
Above is a window of Bacillus carboniphilus DNA encoding:
- a CDS encoding YpzI family protein translates to MGKDRQEKKLRKQRVVESDRDQALHHNGATKLDDPERARERNQH
- a CDS encoding YphA family membrane protein, translated to MEGWFFYYLFWSSWVVLTFLIPKENPNRVAYSCFVLVSIILSNHSIKIVYWDFNLTVMFWILCCMVALSSLTISILLYQICTSLLVMLFYCIFLLFELYDPIWVFVDRKWLLTIMISVIAILLNSNGKWRVITAFLGIGMGEILYAYVLYTTDILITITNPTFLDIGALIGVTILLWNGLEKVIHHLNKLYDPQTHLEKEKQRLG
- a CDS encoding YIEGIA family protein, which encodes MNEYLYPVLFGLATGILSRLYMLRTDYRQYPTYLHGKIIHIALGVIAAGLGTIAIPALLEEEYTAITFLTLAASQFRDVRNMERNTLTELDSYELVPRGKTYIEGIAVAFESRNYLVIVASMLATLVYVLFGLYAALGIAVIIFIGCRILMDGGRLGQIVEIEYAEPHFEGPGLYVGNIYIMNIGIPEKQELIKKQGMGFILTPKNFNALTTIANIGQRQAILHDVSTALGIYTDTGEPSLTPLAKRDLDDGRLGVFLLPQVKNVELAQKIIEIVPTLENAVRMPTNRHVEEEERRTNS
- a CDS encoding capping complex subunit for YIEGIA, which encodes MTIEKFILAAITTNPNKAPSGVCVFHCENKKELMTVARNLEAILDGIAHELTEELYVVVRH
- the der gene encoding ribosome biogenesis GTPase Der produces the protein MVKPVVAIVGRPNVGKSTIFNRIVGERISIVEDIPGVTRDRIYSSGDWLNHEFNIIDTGGIEIGDEPFLEQIRGQAEIAIDEADVIIFLTNGREGVTAADEEVAKLLYKTKKPVVLAVNKIDNPEMRSQIYDFYSLGFGEPFPISGTHGLGLGDLLDEVAKNFPQHDLGEYDEEVIKFSLIGRPNVGKSSLVNAILGEDRVIVSDVAGTTRDAIDSLCTVDGQDYVIIDTAGMRKRGKVYESVEKYSVLRALRAIERSDVVLVVLDGEEGIIEQDKRIAGYAHEAGKAVVIVVNKWDAVEKDEKTMKNFEQKIRDHFLFLDYAPIIFLSAKTKKRVHTLFPMIQLASENHSMRVETSVLNDVVMDSVAMNPTPTHQGKRLKIFYTTQVAIKPPTFVVFVNDPELLHFSYERFLENRIREAFGFIGTPIKIFARQRS
- a CDS encoding NAD(P)H-dependent glycerol-3-phosphate dehydrogenase, producing MNKQRVTVLGAGSWGTALALVLGDNGHDVRLWGHRREHIDQINQTRMNEKYLPNVSLPDTVIGYSSLEKALENVNMIVMAVPTKAIREVTKEIQAFLQEPVTIVHVSKGIEPNTLKRISEMIEEEMEARLLDHVVVLSGPSHAEEVSLRHPTTVTVSSKDMSAAEVVQDLFMNQHFRVYTNPDVIGVEIGGALKNIIALAAGLSDGLGYGDNAKAALITRGLAEIARLGTQMGANPLTFSGLTGIGDLIVTCTSVHSRNWRAGNMLGKGQNLDEVLENMGMVVEGVRTTKAAFQLAEKYKVNMPITTALHSILFDKVNPKDAVDSLMARMKTQEMEDLVNILDAKMQEQ
- a CDS encoding DUF2768 domain-containing protein; protein product: MTPALIKMWFSLGAMGLMFLAILSIYFSRYKLKGIFKFITAFIAYSLMIISGLIMVFVVFSGPTPS
- the spoIVA gene encoding stage IV sporulation protein A produces the protein MEKVDIFKDIAERTGGDIYLGVVGAVRTGKSTFIKKFMELVVLPSIGSESERARAQDELPQSAAGRTIMTTEPKFVPNQAVSVHVDEGLEVNVRLVDCVGYTVPGAKGYEDENGPRMINTPWYEEPIPFHEAAEIGTRKVIQEHSTIGVVITTDGSIGEIPRSDYIEAEERVIEELKEVGKPFIMVINSVRPHHPETEELRNKLCEKYDIPVVAMSVESMREGDVLNVLREALYEFPVLEVNVNLPSWVMVLKDEHWLRESYQEAVKETVKDIKRLRDVDRVVHQFSEYEYIESAGLAGIEMGQGVAEIDLHAPDELYDEILKEIVGVEIRGRDHLLQLMQDFAHAKQEYDHVADALKMVRQTGYGIAAPTLEDMSLDEPEIIRQGSRFGVRLKAVAPSIHMIKVDVESEFAPIIGTEKQSEELVRYLMQDFEDDPLSIWNSDIFGRSLSSIVREGISAKLSLMPENARYKLKETLERIINEGSGGLIAIIL